One window from the genome of Haloprofundus halobius encodes:
- a CDS encoding cation:proton antiporter, whose product MVEAAEIDILGLLLVLAVAWVFGALAERFGYPAMMGELFAGLVFGPPILGIIQPSEVLTVLSELGVFLLMVYVGTEVDLHKLFELGPQALLIAIGGFVIPFGLGYAAGMVLGESTGAALFLGLAMAATSLATKSRILSDLDLLDTRIAGVLLGGALVSDVGVLVAFAGIIGFVEAGSVNPVDIAVIFAKALAFFAVTLFIGDRFLPPLWTKLEELREQYGFVDKTTAFTFALLVALLFAELAALAGLHTIIGGFMAGMFLRQADITPGLYEHMENVIYDLAIGFFAPIFFVTVAFELTFDVFTQNLGLLALLVAIAFVGKIVGSWLFSLPTKLTSREGLVIGFGMNGRGTVEIIIASIGLSAGVIDQQMFSILVFIAIFTTALVPVTMTWGVKLLESAGELVRLDEDEAVGTAD is encoded by the coding sequence ATGGTCGAAGCCGCCGAGATCGACATCCTAGGTCTCCTGCTCGTTCTCGCCGTCGCGTGGGTGTTCGGCGCGCTCGCCGAACGCTTCGGCTACCCGGCGATGATGGGCGAACTGTTCGCCGGACTCGTCTTCGGGCCGCCGATACTGGGAATCATCCAACCGTCGGAGGTACTGACGGTGCTCTCGGAACTCGGTGTCTTCCTGCTGATGGTGTACGTCGGCACCGAGGTCGACCTCCACAAACTCTTCGAACTCGGGCCGCAGGCACTACTCATCGCTATCGGCGGGTTCGTCATCCCGTTCGGTCTCGGCTACGCGGCCGGGATGGTACTCGGGGAGTCGACGGGCGCGGCGCTGTTTTTGGGGCTGGCGATGGCGGCGACGTCGCTGGCGACGAAGTCGCGGATCCTCTCGGACCTCGACCTTCTCGACACGCGCATCGCGGGCGTGCTCCTCGGCGGGGCGCTCGTCTCCGACGTGGGCGTGCTCGTCGCGTTCGCGGGCATCATCGGCTTCGTCGAGGCCGGGTCGGTGAACCCCGTCGACATCGCCGTCATCTTCGCGAAGGCGCTGGCGTTCTTCGCGGTGACGCTGTTCATCGGCGACCGCTTCCTGCCGCCGCTGTGGACGAAACTCGAAGAACTCCGCGAGCAGTACGGCTTCGTCGACAAGACGACAGCGTTCACGTTCGCGCTGCTGGTCGCACTACTGTTCGCCGAACTCGCCGCTCTGGCGGGACTGCACACGATCATCGGCGGGTTCATGGCCGGAATGTTCCTCCGCCAGGCCGACATCACGCCGGGACTGTACGAGCACATGGAGAACGTCATCTACGACCTCGCCATCGGCTTTTTCGCACCCATCTTCTTCGTCACCGTCGCCTTCGAGTTGACGTTCGACGTGTTCACGCAGAACCTCGGGTTGCTCGCGCTGCTCGTCGCCATCGCGTTCGTCGGCAAGATCGTCGGCTCGTGGCTGTTCTCGTTGCCGACGAAGCTCACCTCCCGCGAGGGACTGGTCATCGGCTTCGGGATGAACGGCCGCGGTACCGTCGAGATCATCATCGCCTCCATCGGGCTGTCGGCGGGCGTCATCGACCAGCAGATGTTCTCTATCCTCGTCTTCATCGCCATCTTCACGACGGCGCTCGTCCCCGTGACGATGACGTGGGGCGTGAAGCTGCTGGAGTCAGCCGGCGAACTCGTCAGACTCGACGAGGACGAGGCGGTCGGTACGGCGGACTGA
- a CDS encoding Lrp/AsnC family transcriptional regulator, which produces MPQREIDDLDRYIIYALQGDARGTSAREIADARGVSSSTVRNRIKRLQDDGIIRGSHLDIDFEAAGYQLYTLILCTAPIPKREQLARQALDVDGVVSVREIMTGDENVHITVVGQDSDDLSRIGRDLSALGFEIVEEELIRNEYTCAYTAFDCDRPVE; this is translated from the coding sequence ATGCCACAGCGGGAAATAGACGACCTCGACCGCTACATCATCTACGCGCTACAGGGTGACGCGCGAGGGACGTCCGCCCGAGAGATTGCGGACGCGCGAGGCGTCTCTTCGAGCACCGTCCGAAACCGAATCAAACGGTTACAGGACGACGGAATCATCCGCGGTAGCCATCTCGACATCGACTTCGAGGCGGCCGGATACCAACTGTACACGCTCATCCTCTGTACGGCCCCGATTCCCAAACGAGAGCAACTCGCACGGCAGGCGCTCGACGTCGACGGAGTCGTCTCCGTCCGCGAAATCATGACCGGCGACGAGAACGTCCACATCACCGTCGTCGGACAGGATAGCGACGATCTGAGCCGAATCGGGCGCGACCTCAGCGCGCTCGGCTTCGAAATCGTCGAAGAGGAACTCATTCGGAACGAGTACACCTGTGCGTATACGGCGTTCGACTGCGACCGCCCCGTTGAGTAA
- a CDS encoding DNA topoisomerase I: protein MSKGPELIITEKDNAARRIADILSGESADAERMNGVNVYKWGGKRCIGLSGHVVGVDFPPEYNDWRDVEPVELIDAPIDKHPTQENIVAALRRLARHASRVTIATDYDREGELIGKEAYELVRDVNEEAPIDRVRFSSITKREVTEAFENPEDLDFDLAAAGEARQIIDLVWGAALTRFLSLSARQLGDDFISVGRVQGPTLKLIVDREREIDAFDPENYWELFADLEKSGSGETFEAQYFYPDEDGNEAERVWDEETANEVYDTIQTASSATVQSVRRRTRTDKPPAPFNTTQFIRAAGSIGYSAQRAMSIAEDLYTAGYITYPRTDNTVYPDDLDPEELVSEFVGTRRFGDDAESLLELDELTATEGDEETTDHPPIHPTGELPSSADISEDEYDVYELVVRRFFATVAEAAKWEHLRVVADVDADGEPLSLKANGKRLVKEGYHAVYPYFNNTESFVPDVSEGETLSVTDTRFEAKETQPPRRYGQSRLIETMEKMGIGTKATRHDVIQKLYDRNYIESDPPRPTRLARAVVSASEEFADRIVSEEMTAQLESDMLAIADGEKDFEDVTEESREMLEAVFEGLMESGDELGKQLQKSLKADKTLGPCPECGEDLLVRKSRYGSYFVGCDGYPDCEYTLPLPSTGKPLILEDECEEHGLHHVKMLAGRKTFVHGCPQCKADEADEQDDLVIGACPDCGEGATSETSRGEGGETAEAHGGELAIKQLRSGSRLVGCTRYPECDYSLPLPRRGEIEVTDEECEEHGLPHLVVHNGDEPWELGCPICNYREYQAQQVGGDELQSISGIGEKTAEKLRAAGIADVPGLKDADPDDVAATVEGVGADRVRDWQAKAD from the coding sequence ATGAGTAAGGGGCCGGAACTGATAATCACCGAGAAGGACAACGCCGCGAGGCGCATCGCGGACATCCTCAGCGGCGAGTCCGCCGACGCCGAGCGGATGAACGGCGTGAACGTCTACAAGTGGGGTGGCAAGCGCTGTATCGGCCTGTCGGGGCACGTCGTCGGCGTCGACTTCCCGCCGGAGTACAACGACTGGCGCGACGTCGAACCCGTCGAACTCATCGACGCACCCATCGACAAACATCCGACCCAGGAGAACATCGTCGCCGCGCTGCGACGACTCGCTCGCCACGCCTCCCGCGTCACCATCGCCACCGACTACGACCGCGAGGGCGAACTCATCGGGAAGGAGGCGTACGAACTCGTCCGCGACGTCAACGAAGAGGCTCCGATCGACCGCGTTCGATTCTCCTCTATCACGAAGCGCGAGGTGACCGAGGCGTTCGAGAATCCCGAAGATCTGGACTTCGACCTCGCGGCCGCCGGTGAGGCGCGACAGATCATCGACCTCGTGTGGGGCGCGGCGCTGACGCGCTTCCTCTCGCTGTCGGCGCGCCAACTCGGCGACGACTTCATCTCCGTCGGTCGGGTGCAGGGGCCGACGCTGAAACTCATCGTCGACCGCGAGCGCGAAATCGACGCGTTCGACCCCGAGAACTACTGGGAACTGTTCGCGGACCTCGAAAAAAGTGGGTCGGGGGAGACCTTCGAGGCGCAGTACTTCTACCCCGACGAGGACGGCAACGAGGCCGAACGCGTCTGGGACGAGGAGACCGCGAACGAGGTCTACGACACGATCCAGACCGCGTCGTCGGCGACGGTGCAGTCGGTTCGCCGCCGCACGCGGACGGACAAGCCGCCCGCGCCGTTCAATACTACTCAATTCATCCGCGCCGCAGGAAGTATCGGTTACTCCGCCCAGCGCGCGATGAGCATCGCCGAGGACCTCTACACGGCCGGTTACATCACCTACCCCCGGACGGACAACACCGTCTACCCGGACGATTTGGACCCCGAGGAGCTCGTCTCGGAGTTCGTCGGCACTCGGCGCTTCGGCGACGACGCCGAGTCTCTCTTGGAACTCGACGAACTCACGGCGACGGAAGGCGACGAGGAGACGACCGACCACCCGCCGATCCACCCAACGGGCGAACTCCCCTCCTCCGCAGACATCTCCGAGGACGAGTACGACGTGTACGAACTCGTCGTTCGGCGCTTCTTCGCCACCGTCGCCGAGGCAGCAAAGTGGGAACACCTCCGCGTCGTCGCCGACGTCGACGCCGACGGCGAGCCGCTCTCGCTGAAGGCCAACGGGAAACGACTCGTCAAGGAGGGCTACCACGCCGTCTACCCGTACTTCAACAACACCGAGAGCTTCGTCCCCGACGTCTCGGAGGGCGAGACCCTCTCGGTCACCGACACCCGCTTCGAGGCCAAGGAGACCCAACCGCCGCGACGCTACGGCCAGTCGCGGCTCATCGAGACGATGGAGAAGATGGGCATCGGGACGAAGGCGACCCGCCACGACGTGATTCAGAAGCTCTACGACAGAAACTACATCGAGAGCGACCCGCCGCGGCCGACGCGCCTCGCCCGCGCCGTCGTCAGCGCCTCGGAGGAGTTCGCCGACCGCATCGTGAGCGAGGAGATGACCGCCCAACTCGAATCCGACATGCTCGCCATCGCCGACGGCGAGAAGGACTTCGAGGACGTAACCGAGGAGTCCCGCGAGATGCTCGAAGCCGTCTTCGAGGGGCTGATGGAGTCCGGCGACGAGTTGGGCAAACAGCTCCAGAAGTCGCTGAAGGCGGACAAGACACTCGGGCCGTGTCCGGAGTGCGGCGAGGACCTGCTCGTCAGAAAGAGCCGGTACGGCTCGTACTTCGTCGGCTGCGACGGTTACCCCGACTGCGAGTACACGCTCCCGCTTCCGTCGACGGGCAAGCCGCTCATCCTCGAAGACGAGTGCGAGGAGCACGGCCTCCACCACGTGAAGATGCTCGCCGGGCGCAAGACGTTCGTCCACGGCTGTCCGCAGTGTAAAGCCGACGAGGCCGACGAGCAGGACGACCTCGTCATCGGGGCGTGTCCCGACTGTGGAGAGGGCGCGACGTCGGAGACGTCGCGAGGCGAAGGCGGTGAAACCGCCGAAGCGCACGGCGGCGAGTTGGCTATCAAGCAACTGCGTTCGGGCTCTCGGCTCGTCGGCTGTACGCGCTACCCCGAGTGCGACTACTCGCTGCCGCTGCCGCGCCGCGGCGAGATCGAAGTCACCGACGAGGAGTGCGAGGAACACGGCCTCCCCCACCTCGTCGTCCACAACGGCGACGAACCGTGGGAACTCGGCTGCCCCATCTGCAACTACCGCGAGTACCAAGCCCAACAGGTCGGCGGCGACGAGCTGCAGAGCATCTCGGGTATCGGCGAGAAGACGGCGGAGAAACTGCGAGCAGCCGGCATCGCGGACGTGCCCGGGCTGAAGGACGCCGACCCCGACGACGTGGCGGCGACTGTCGAAGGCGTGGGTGCGGATAGGGTTCGCGATTGGCAGGCGAAAGCGGACTAA
- a CDS encoding phosphoglycerol geranylgeranyltransferase, translated as MTLPWESWDHILKIDPDKPLVDGETFADACETGTDAIEIGGTLDITTEKMQRVVDACAEYDVPLYQEPSNPAVVVDDDALDGYLIPTVFNASDSFWVTGAHKEWVRIENGLDWDRTHTEAYIVLNPEASVAQLTDADCEQSVDDVAAWAAVAEKMFGQDIVYVEYSGMYGDTEKVRAAQDALDDSALFYGGGIRSYDAAYEMGQYADVVVVGDLLHDEGVDAVRETVEGVKDAHAE; from the coding sequence ATGACTCTCCCCTGGGAATCGTGGGACCACATCCTCAAAATCGATCCCGACAAACCGCTCGTCGACGGCGAGACGTTCGCCGACGCCTGCGAGACCGGCACCGACGCCATCGAAATCGGCGGCACGCTCGACATCACCACCGAGAAGATGCAGCGCGTCGTCGACGCCTGCGCCGAGTACGACGTGCCGCTGTACCAGGAGCCGTCGAACCCCGCGGTGGTCGTCGACGACGACGCGCTCGACGGCTACCTCATCCCAACCGTCTTCAACGCCAGCGACTCATTCTGGGTCACAGGCGCGCACAAGGAGTGGGTCCGCATCGAGAACGGCCTCGACTGGGACCGCACGCACACTGAGGCGTACATCGTCCTCAACCCCGAGGCCTCCGTCGCGCAACTGACCGACGCCGACTGCGAGCAATCCGTCGACGACGTGGCCGCGTGGGCCGCCGTCGCCGAGAAGATGTTCGGCCAGGATATCGTCTACGTCGAGTACTCCGGCATGTACGGCGACACCGAGAAAGTACGAGCCGCACAGGACGCCCTTGACGACTCGGCGCTGTTCTACGGCGGCGGCATCCGGAGCTACGACGCCGCCTACGAGATGGGTCAGTACGCCGACGTCGTCGTCGTCGGCGACCTGCTCCACGACGAGGGTGTCGACGCCGTCCGCGAGACCGTCGAGGGCGTCAAGGACGCCCACGCCGAGTAA
- a CDS encoding cation:proton antiporter has protein sequence MDPLVVPGQTVIEPLGHDQLLWLFVMLTTLLVVARGLGELAKRFDLPAVVGELTAGIVLGPSLFDVTTLVSGAVFAPGTNIEPQFHLIEVVSWIGLLMLIILTGLETDLRLIVSRATESTIISITSIVVPFVIGFAFAWYLPVRFVAQADQRLAFALFVAVAMSISAIPVIAKILMDMDAIRRDFGQISLAAGMINDTVGWILLALVAGLARTGQIELASTGLTILYLTVFLLFGFTVGQRLVRWLIRWVDNVVGGQVAKITTVMVLSMGVGSFTHYLHLEVVLGAFVVGILVGQVKRFDYETEHTFEMMTMGVFAPIFFATAGLRVDLTSLFEPVVFFAAIGALLIAVVGKFVGSYVGAKAAGLSHWEGITMGAGLNARGAMEIIVAMVGLGLGVLTVEMYSIIVMIAIVTSLMAPPLLRWSLPKVPMSDAERERLEREKRQAGSFLGSVTTILLPTRCSGDSQFAAQLLGRLTRDEEIEVTNMYLRYDETERSPGRIESFVSKLPYVGSDEATHATDGGREDPTAGGAERSSRTDTGQSSQSGTGTDGETDYASDSARCLNLMQFQLDPGGDVSARNVVRSERGSATEAVLTEAERDYDMLVLGASERGARPDDPLFGSVVDEVVQNAPCPVMVVNADPEASDGILEQKPIRRILLPTVGAEYNRHAAEVAFAIAGGNTLVEVLHVVNPPQIGDRFVEEPDIQQARRIGEEIVDAEADLGRAMGVEVTTKVFVGDDDEPQEAIVEYADETGADLVLLGSNIRPVSGRAFLGHRAEYVIRNATCPVAVLSSR, from the coding sequence ATGGACCCACTCGTCGTCCCCGGCCAGACCGTCATCGAACCGCTGGGACACGACCAGTTGCTCTGGTTGTTCGTCATGCTCACCACGCTGCTGGTCGTCGCGCGCGGTCTCGGTGAGTTGGCGAAGCGGTTTGACCTGCCCGCAGTCGTCGGCGAACTGACCGCCGGTATCGTCCTCGGTCCGTCGCTCTTCGACGTGACGACGCTCGTCTCGGGGGCCGTCTTCGCACCAGGCACGAACATCGAACCGCAGTTCCACCTCATCGAGGTCGTCTCGTGGATCGGGCTGTTGATGCTTATCATCCTCACTGGACTGGAGACCGACCTCAGACTCATCGTGAGTCGGGCGACGGAGTCGACAATTATCTCCATCACGAGCATCGTCGTCCCCTTCGTGATCGGGTTCGCGTTCGCCTGGTATCTTCCCGTCCGATTCGTCGCGCAAGCGGACCAGCGGCTGGCGTTCGCGCTGTTCGTCGCGGTCGCGATGAGCATCTCCGCCATCCCGGTCATCGCGAAGATCCTGATGGACATGGACGCCATCAGGCGCGACTTCGGACAGATTTCGCTGGCCGCCGGAATGATAAACGACACCGTCGGCTGGATTCTGCTGGCGCTCGTCGCCGGACTCGCCCGCACGGGGCAGATAGAGCTGGCGAGCACGGGGCTGACGATCCTGTACCTCACGGTCTTCCTGCTGTTCGGGTTCACCGTCGGACAGCGCCTCGTCAGGTGGCTCATCCGCTGGGTCGACAACGTCGTCGGCGGACAGGTGGCGAAGATAACGACGGTGATGGTGTTGTCGATGGGCGTCGGGTCGTTCACCCACTACCTCCACCTCGAGGTCGTCCTCGGCGCGTTCGTCGTCGGCATCCTCGTCGGGCAGGTCAAGCGCTTCGACTACGAGACCGAACACACCTTCGAGATGATGACGATGGGCGTGTTCGCGCCTATCTTCTTCGCGACGGCGGGTCTCCGCGTCGACCTCACCTCGCTTTTCGAACCAGTAGTGTTCTTCGCTGCGATAGGGGCGCTTCTTATCGCCGTCGTCGGGAAGTTCGTCGGCTCCTACGTCGGCGCGAAAGCCGCCGGTCTCTCCCACTGGGAGGGGATCACGATGGGCGCGGGGCTGAACGCTCGCGGTGCGATGGAGATAATCGTCGCTATGGTCGGTCTCGGACTCGGAGTCCTCACGGTGGAGATGTACAGCATCATCGTCATGATCGCCATCGTCACCTCACTGATGGCTCCGCCGCTGCTCCGCTGGAGCCTCCCGAAGGTGCCGATGTCCGACGCCGAGCGCGAGCGTCTCGAGCGCGAGAAGCGACAGGCTGGGAGCTTCCTCGGGTCGGTGACGACGATCCTGCTGCCGACGCGGTGCAGCGGCGACTCGCAGTTCGCCGCCCAGTTGCTCGGCCGTCTCACCCGCGACGAGGAGATAGAGGTGACGAACATGTATCTTCGGTACGACGAGACGGAGCGGTCCCCTGGTCGAATAGAGTCGTTCGTCTCGAAACTGCCGTATGTCGGATCCGACGAGGCGACACACGCGACCGACGGCGGGCGCGAGGATCCGACGGCCGGCGGAGCTGAACGGTCGTCACGGACGGACACCGGACAGTCGTCACAGTCGGGGACGGGCACCGACGGTGAGACCGACTACGCGAGCGACTCGGCGCGATGTCTGAACCTGATGCAGTTCCAACTCGATCCTGGCGGTGACGTGTCGGCGCGGAACGTCGTCCGCAGCGAGCGGGGGAGTGCAACGGAGGCGGTACTCACCGAGGCCGAGCGGGATTACGACATGCTCGTCCTCGGTGCGTCCGAGCGCGGCGCGCGTCCGGACGACCCGCTTTTCGGGTCGGTCGTCGACGAAGTCGTCCAGAACGCCCCCTGTCCGGTGATGGTCGTCAACGCGGACCCGGAGGCGTCGGACGGGATTCTCGAACAGAAACCGATTCGACGGATCCTCCTGCCGACGGTCGGCGCGGAGTACAACCGCCACGCCGCCGAAGTGGCGTTCGCCATCGCCGGCGGAAACACGCTGGTCGAAGTGCTTCACGTGGTCAACCCGCCGCAGATCGGCGACCGATTCGTCGAGGAACCCGACATCCAACAGGCGCGGCGCATCGGCGAGGAGATAGTCGACGCTGAGGCGGACCTCGGGCGCGCGATGGGCGTCGAGGTGACGACCAAGGTGTTCGTCGGCGACGACGACGAACCGCAGGAGGCCATCGTGGAGTACGCCGACGAGACCGGGGCGGATCTCGTCCTCCTCGGGAGCAACATCCGACCGGTGTCGGGTCGGGCGTTCCTCGGACACCGGGCCGAGTACGTGATACGGAACGCCACCTGTCCGGTGGCCGTGCTCAGTTCGCGGTGA
- the aspS gene encoding aspartate--tRNA(Asn) ligase, whose product MRNRTYAADAEPGETVTLAGWVHEVRDLGGIAFLILRDATGKIQIKFEKDEMDEELVETGLGVHRESVISVTGEVGEEPRAPTGVEVVPESLDVVAEADPQLPLDPSGKVDAELPTRLDNRTLDLRKDEVKAIFEIRAEVQRAVRETFRDLHATEINTPKIVATGTEGGTELFPITYFGKEAFMNQSPQLFKQLMVGSGLERVFEIGPIFRAEEHNTPRHLNEATSIDFESAFVDHTEAMDVCEAVVKAAYEAVEENCQRQLEALGLEDEFEAPSGEFPRLTYEEAIERINASGELDEHLVWGDDLPTEGEKALGEDVGEHYFITDWPSEIKPFYIKDHDDDESLSTGFDMMHPTMELVSGGQREHRYDELVAGFEQQGLDPESFDYYTKMFKYGMPPHAGFGLGGERLIMTMLGLENIREAVLFPRDRQRLSP is encoded by the coding sequence ATGCGAAACAGAACGTACGCAGCGGACGCCGAACCGGGAGAGACGGTGACGCTCGCCGGCTGGGTCCACGAGGTTCGTGACCTCGGCGGCATCGCCTTTCTCATCCTGCGGGACGCGACCGGCAAGATTCAGATCAAGTTCGAGAAGGACGAGATGGACGAGGAACTCGTCGAGACCGGACTGGGCGTCCACCGCGAGAGCGTCATCTCGGTGACCGGCGAGGTCGGCGAGGAACCGCGCGCGCCGACGGGCGTCGAAGTCGTCCCCGAGAGCCTCGACGTCGTCGCCGAGGCCGACCCGCAACTGCCGCTGGACCCCTCCGGGAAGGTCGACGCCGAACTGCCGACGCGCCTCGACAACCGAACGCTCGACCTCCGGAAAGACGAGGTAAAGGCCATCTTCGAGATTCGCGCCGAGGTCCAGCGCGCCGTCCGCGAGACGTTCCGCGACCTGCACGCGACCGAGATCAACACGCCGAAAATCGTCGCCACGGGCACCGAGGGCGGCACCGAACTGTTCCCCATCACCTACTTCGGCAAGGAGGCGTTCATGAACCAGTCGCCACAGCTGTTCAAACAGCTGATGGTCGGCTCCGGACTGGAGCGCGTCTTCGAGATCGGTCCCATCTTCCGCGCCGAGGAGCACAACACGCCGCGACACCTCAACGAGGCGACCTCCATCGACTTCGAGTCGGCGTTCGTCGACCACACGGAGGCGATGGACGTCTGCGAGGCCGTCGTCAAGGCGGCGTACGAGGCCGTCGAGGAGAACTGTCAGCGCCAACTCGAAGCGCTCGGACTCGAAGACGAGTTCGAGGCCCCCTCCGGCGAGTTCCCGCGACTCACCTACGAGGAGGCCATCGAACGCATCAACGCGTCGGGCGAACTCGACGAGCACCTCGTCTGGGGCGACGACCTGCCGACCGAGGGTGAGAAGGCGCTCGGCGAGGACGTCGGCGAGCACTACTTCATCACCGACTGGCCCAGCGAGATCAAGCCGTTCTACATCAAGGACCACGACGACGACGAGTCGCTCTCGACCGGGTTCGACATGATGCACCCGACCATGGAACTCGTCTCGGGCGGCCAGCGTGAACACCGCTACGACGAACTCGTCGCCGGCTTCGAACAGCAGGGGCTCGACCCCGAGTCGTTCGACTACTACACGAAGATGTTCAAGTACGGCATGCCCCCGCACGCCGGATTCGGTCTCGG
- a CDS encoding S9 family peptidase has protein sequence MPQYAVARYLGIDAAQQPAFSPDGERLTFIRDTTGTPQIWTLADANAPPTRLTAFEERISVIEWSPTREEFVFGMDQGSDERDQLFRYDAADGTIYGLTERPEAIHGWGGWSPSGDSFAFTSNRRDARAFDVYVQARNGGPDDAELVFESDGWLEILGWSPDGESLALREAHASYDQELSILNLESGQARVVTPDGEASYDCVAFGPDGESLYLVTNYDADTSYLGRLGLESGEVDVVADGSGDGGDWNVEEFVFDRDSRAVVYGRNVDGYSELYAGGLVDETTVDVGAVDLPRGVASDVTLGPDGERFAFTFSENTEPFGVYVGELTSDDDNGAATAKPTRWTPLDTVGIPQSTFRSAETVRYESFDGREIPAYWTLPGEAEDAEPGSTPVIVDIHGGPEHQRRPWFYPTKQYFLNEGYAVLEPNARGSSGYGKAYTHLDDREKRMDSVQDVKAAVDWLYEQEAVDADRIVAYGRSYGGFMVLAAITEYPDIWAAAVEFVGIADFETFLENTGEWRRDHRSAEYGSLENRELLKSISPIHNVDRVECPLFVQHGANDPRVPVGETEQIVERVRERGIPVEKLVFEDEGHHTTTRSNLVEEFERIRAFLDEHV, from the coding sequence ATGCCACAGTACGCCGTCGCCCGCTACCTCGGCATCGACGCCGCTCAGCAACCCGCGTTCTCGCCGGACGGAGAGAGGCTGACATTCATCCGTGACACGACCGGAACGCCCCAAATATGGACGCTCGCCGACGCGAACGCGCCGCCGACGCGACTCACCGCGTTCGAGGAGCGCATCTCCGTTATCGAGTGGTCGCCGACGCGCGAGGAGTTCGTCTTCGGGATGGACCAAGGCAGCGACGAGCGCGACCAGTTGTTCCGCTACGACGCCGCCGACGGCACTATCTACGGCCTCACCGAGCGTCCCGAGGCGATACACGGCTGGGGCGGTTGGTCGCCGTCGGGCGACTCCTTCGCCTTCACCTCGAACCGCCGCGACGCACGGGCGTTCGACGTGTACGTGCAAGCGCGAAACGGGGGCCCCGACGACGCCGAACTCGTCTTCGAGTCCGACGGCTGGCTCGAAATCCTCGGATGGTCGCCCGACGGCGAGTCGCTCGCGCTCCGCGAGGCGCACGCGAGTTACGACCAGGAGCTCTCGATTCTGAACCTCGAATCCGGCCAGGCGCGCGTCGTCACCCCAGACGGGGAAGCCAGCTACGACTGCGTCGCGTTCGGTCCCGACGGCGAGTCGCTCTACCTCGTGACGAACTACGACGCGGACACGAGCTATCTTGGACGACTCGGCCTCGAATCGGGCGAGGTGGACGTCGTCGCCGACGGTAGCGGTGACGGCGGCGACTGGAACGTCGAAGAGTTCGTCTTCGACCGCGACTCTCGGGCCGTCGTCTACGGCCGCAACGTCGACGGCTACTCGGAACTGTACGCTGGCGGACTCGTCGACGAGACGACGGTCGACGTCGGTGCGGTCGACCTCCCGCGAGGCGTCGCGTCCGACGTGACGCTAGGTCCCGACGGTGAACGGTTCGCGTTCACGTTCTCGGAGAACACCGAACCGTTCGGCGTCTACGTCGGCGAACTGACGTCGGACGACGACAACGGCGCGGCGACCGCCAAACCCACCCGTTGGACGCCGCTCGACACCGTCGGCATCCCGCAGTCGACGTTCCGGAGCGCCGAGACGGTTCGGTACGAGAGCTTCGACGGAAGAGAGATACCGGCGTACTGGACGCTCCCCGGCGAAGCTGAGGACGCCGAACCCGGTTCGACGCCGGTTATCGTCGATATCCACGGCGGCCCCGAACACCAGCGGCGGCCGTGGTTCTACCCGACCAAGCAGTACTTCCTCAACGAGGGGTATGCTGTACTGGAACCGAACGCCCGCGGGTCGTCGGGCTACGGGAAGGCGTACACCCACCTCGACGACCGAGAGAAGCGGATGGACTCGGTGCAGGACGTCAAAGCGGCCGTCGACTGGCTGTACGAGCAGGAGGCCGTCGACGCCGACAGAATCGTCGCCTACGGTCGCTCCTACGGCGGGTTCATGGTGCTCGCGGCTATCACCGAGTATCCCGACATCTGGGCAGCGGCGGTGGAGTTCGTCGGCATCGCCGACTTCGAGACGTTTCTGGAGAACACCGGCGAGTGGCGGCGCGACCACCGTAGCGCCGAGTACGGGTCGCTGGAGAACCGGGAGTTGCTGAAATCCATCAGTCCGATTCACAACGTCGACCGAGTCGAGTGTCCGCTGTTCGTCCAACACGGCGCGAACGACCCGCGCGTCCCCGTCGGCGAGACGGAGCAGATCGTCGAGCGCGTGCGCGAACGCGGTATACCGGTCGAAAAACTCGTCTTCGAGGACGAGGGCCACCACACGACGACGCGTTCGAATCTCGTCGAGGAGTTCGAGCGGATTCGCGCGTTCTTGGACGAACACGTCTGA